The stretch of DNA TTAAATCAAACCATTTACCCTAGATAAAAGTATAGGAGATAGAAATTACTTATTCTGGTGCAGTAGATATAGTACCGTAAGGGAACAATGAAAGAACTATATCAAGCACCAAAAAGCAAAGACAAACCCTTGCATCTTTTGAATAATGAATTAACTAGAAAAAACTTCACACAGAGAGTTCTAGCCAAGTCGCCTGAACAGACGAGCTTCTCAAGAACAGCTAGAAGAGTACACTCATCTAATGTAACAAAATAGTGAGAAGATCCATGAGTAGCAGTGACAAGCCTACCGAGGCTGGTGATAGCTGATTGTCCAAGATAGAATTGTAGTTCAACTTTAAACTTACCCACAGAATTACTTATTCCTCCTGTAAGTTTAACTGTTAAAGAGGGACAGCTCTTTAGATATTAGAAAATAACCGTCCCATAGACAGTAACAGATTTTACCACCGAAGTCGGCCTAAAAGCAGCCACCAATTAAGGAAGCGTTTAAGCTCAACATCTGACTACCTTCATTTCTAATCACCCTGTTGAACTCCTCATATTACTTTGGACTAATCTATTATTCAGTAGAAGCAATAATGTTAGTATAAGTAACATTAAGACATTCTCCATTGCATAAGCTTACATCAGACTGGAATAATCCACTAACAGTTAATGACCTAATATTAACAAATGATTAATAGACAtcttattatctttattttaaccCAACACAGGCATGCTCTAAGGAAAGgttacaaaaagtaaaaggaactcgGCAAATTTCACCCCGTCTGTTTACCAAAAGCATCACCCCTGGCATTGCTAGTATTAGAGGCACTGCATGCTCAGTTCCATATGTTTAAGGGTCACGGTATCCTGAACTTGCAAAGGTAGTATAATCAAATAGGGACTTGTGTGAATGGCCACAATGGGGTTTAGTTGTCTCTTACTTTCAACCAGTGAAATTGAACTACCTATTAAGAAGCATGTATAAATAAGTAAGACAAGAAGACCCTATGGAACTTTAATTCATTAATGCAAATAAAGACTCAAACAAGCCAACAGGCTCCAATGTATCATCCctgcattaaaaattttggttggggtggccgggcgcggtggctcacgcctgtaatcccagcactttgggaggcggaggcaggtggatcacgaggtcaggagatcgagaccatcctggctaacatagtgaaaccccatctgtactaaaaaaatacaaaaaattagccgggtgtggtagcgggcacctgtagtcccagctactcgggaggctgaggcaggagaatggcatgaacctgggagacagagcttgcagtgagccgagattgcgccactgcactccagcctaggcaacagagtgagactcacacacacacacacacacacacacacacaaatttggtTGAGGTGAACTTGGAACGTAATTCAACCTCCGAAACGACTTAAACTAAGATCGCAATAGTGTGAGTTATTACACATTGACCCAATAATTCGATCAACAGGATCAGTGACCCTAGGGATAAGAGTGCAATCCTATTCTAGAGTCCATATCAACAATAGGGTTTACGACCCCGATGTTGGATCAGGACTTCCTAAATGGTGTAGCCGCTATTAAGGGTTCATTTGTTCAACGATTAAAGTCCTTCCTAATCTGAGTTAAGACCAGAGCAATCCAGGTCGGTTTCTATTTAGCATTAAATAGGGCCCACTTCACAAAGTTTCCTTACAAGACTAGGATTTTTACACAATATGCTATTGGTTATTGAACCCTATTGTAGATCCAGTGCCCAGGTCTTATAAATTTCAGGTTCTTATGCTTTCCACTAAGCTACAttgcccttttcctttttttttttttttaattatttttttttttttaaatttatttattgcctCCATCCTACGGACAGTCTGGAAGTAGCGATAGAGATATTTTCAGTCATATTTATGGTAGTTTCCCACCTCACCTGAGGTCTGTGggtaacaaaagagaaaagttagcttcttttgccttttccatgCCCTCCTATTTCTTCACTAAACCATACTCAATAAATGATCTAGGAGCTTTTACAATGCTCCATGAACAAGAACCTCACAGAGCAATTATACACAGTTCCTCCTTCCAGAGAGCTCTCAGTATATTAGGAGATCAATTTGGCAAAGAGAATTACAATAAAATGCAGAAGTACTATGAGAGAGTTGTGAATGGAATGGTATGGAAACAGATACACTTATATATTGAATTATATCCTGAGAAGTTAGGAAAAGTTTTCAGTAAGAGTTGGTATTTGAATTGAATCTTATAGGAGGAAAGTATAGTAAGATACTTAGAGGAGAATATGACAAAAACAAGGTAACCAAAGTCACATTGAAATGTGTGAATTTGGTGGAAATTCACTAGTTGTTGaagaagagaggtaaacaggaatAACAAAAGATATAGGAGCCATGACAATTAGATTTAAACTAGATTACGCAGACTTATATACAAGACTAGGATTTTTATACAATATGCTATAAACAAATAGAAGTAAGTGATGTTAATTCGATGGATTGAAATAGTAATGGTCGCAAGATAGAGGTGATAGAGAATTTATAGATAAATTATGACAATGATATGGAGAATAAAATTGAGCAAAAAAATAGGAAGCTGTTAAACATATCAGAGAAATTATTAAGGTTGAATTAAGgtagcagaaataaaaaagaatttcatttaagaaaaatcttcagatagtatttaaaaattcatatactgACTAGATATAAGGATAAGATAGGTAGAAAATAACTCTGAGGTTCCTTGAATGAAAGGCAGATGACAAACTGAATAATTAAGTTACCaaatacaaagagagagagagagagagagagagagagagaaagagaaagacagagagaatacTGAATACTATTTTAGACTTTATAATTTCAGTCATTTATAAAACTATCCAAGCAAAAGCGCCTACTGGTCAAATGACAAAACCTGAGTCTAAATCTTCAAGAAACCTTTGGCTTGTAGATAAAGATGGGAGCATCTATGAATGTAGAAATAATAATGGATTACACACAGAGTATAAATTGGACTGATAAGAGACTAAAAACAATTACAAACTTCGCAGAAGAGAAACAGCAAGTGAATATAATTTGTAAAACAGTATAGGCACTCCAAAatttggaggaaggaaggaagaaagggaggatggAAGAGatagggaaggggaaaggaagcgTAGGtaaggggagggggaagaggggagaagagagagaataaaagacaGCAGGGAGAAGAGGCAAAAGAATTAGAAATGAACTATGTTCCAGGACTCAAGAAAGAGTATCATCTCCTTTAACACATTTTCTGTTCTTCATTGGGTAGGGCAGAAAATATGTTAAAGCAGATGAGACTCTTCCTTGACTAGGTAAAAATTAGATCTCTTCTCACATGAATTTACTTCAAGCTATAGATATTCATAAATAATTGGTATATAtctgttaccaaaacaccaggggttcTGTCTAGATCCTGCTGCTCACCACACAGGAagtcaatcactgagacaatgactattgccaaggaagaagactTTAATCAGGTCCTGCAGCCAAGGAAATGGGAGATCAATCTCACATACATCTCCCTGACTGACAAAAACTTAGATGTTTATATAGCAGGAAAGAAATGTAACTATGTATGAGAATAAAAGGAGCTCAGTGTGGgataaggaagcaatcatgatgaagaAACATCCTGgcatttcattgtctggatgcaATAATctggtttcagttctttgatatgTTCTGAGAGGCCTGGGGATCCTTTCCTGAGGaaagaactcagataaaacaaatgtaagtttcaagctttaagaccagaagggttAATTTCTGTTAATCCAAAAACGATTGTCTATGGaactatacatatgtatatgtgtgtgtgtgtgtatatatata from Papio anubis isolate 15944 chromosome 11, Panubis1.0, whole genome shotgun sequence encodes:
- the MTRNR2L5 gene encoding humanin-like 5, with amino-acid sequence MATMGFSCLLLSTSEIELPIKKHV